One Aegilops tauschii subsp. strangulata cultivar AL8/78 chromosome 7, Aet v6.0, whole genome shotgun sequence genomic window carries:
- the LOC109755941 gene encoding lipid droplet phospholipase 1 isoform X2 codes for MMAGASGSVEEEGGLRAEESPSGGVDVWSDAVSSHAPEHLLVMVHGILGSTNDWQYAANEFVKQLPDDVIVHCSEKNMNTLTLDGVDVMGERLADEVLDVISRKPELTKISFLAHSVGGLVARYAIAKLYRHPNSTFDSKAEGTICGLEAVNFITVATPHLGSRGNKQVPLLFGFITIEKVASRVIHWIFRRTGRHLFLTDSAEGEPPLLQRMVEDYGNLYFISALRAFKRRVAYANAGCDHIVGWRTSSIRRNTELPKWEESVCEKYPHIVHEEYSEEISDEKCQDLAADCDFDLLEGMCP; via the exons ATGATGGCGGGCGCCTCAGGCTCAGTCGAAGAGGAGGGAGGACTGAGGGCGGAGGAGTCCCCGTCCGGCGGCGTCGACGTCTGGAGCGACGCCGTCTCCTCCCACGCCCCGGAACACCTCCTCGTCATGGTCCACGGCATCCTCGGCAG TACCAATGACTGGCAATACGCAGCCAACGAATTTGTGAAGCAGCTTCCTGATGATGTAATTGTGCATT GCAGTGAGAAAAACATGAACACATTGACTCTAGACGGTGTCGATGTTATGGGAGAACGCTTAGCAGATGAG GTTCTTGATGTAATTAGTCGAAAGCCAGAGCTCACCAAAATTTCTTTTCTTGCACACTCCGTTGGAGGCTTAGTAGCAAGATATGCAATTGCAAAACTTTATAGACATCCAAATAGCACGTTTGACAGCAAAGCTGAAGGAACCATATGCGGGTTGGAAGCGGTGAACTTTATAACCGTAGCAACGCCTCACCTTGGTTCTCGAGGAAACAAGCAG GTTCCACTCCTCTTTGGATTCATTACGATTGAGAAGGTTGCTTCTCGTGTCATCCATTGGATATTTAGGAGAACTGGGAGACATCTTTTTCTTACTGATAGTGCTGAGGGAGAACCGCCACTGTTGCAGCGTATGGTTGAAGATTATGGCAATCTTTACTTTAT ATCTGCTTTGCGAGCATTTAAACGACGAGTGGCATATGCTAATGCTGGTTGCGACC ACATTGTTGGCTGGAGAACATCATCTATTAGAAGAAACACCGAGCTGCCTAAG TGGGAGGAATCTGTATGTGAGAAGTATCCTCACATTGTACATGAGGAATACTCTGAAGAAATCAGCGATGAGAAGTGTCAAGATTTGGCAGCAGATTGCGATTTTGACTTACTGGAAG